Proteins encoded in a region of the Phocoena phocoena chromosome X, mPhoPho1.1, whole genome shotgun sequence genome:
- the HTATSF1 gene encoding 17S U2 SnRNP complex component HTATSF1 — MSGNNLDENDEFDEQLRMQKLYGATEDGDTEKGPGGGNDSFQQQPTDTPYEWDLDKKAWFPKITEDFIATYQASYGFSNDGASSSTANVQDVSARTAEEPPQRKSPEPSDTKKRGEKRKGESGWFHVEEGRNTNVYVSGLPPDITVDEFIQLMSKFGIIMRDPQTEEFKVKLYRDNQGNLKGDGLCCYLKRESVDLALKLLDDDEIRGYKLHVEVAKFQLKGEYDASKKKKKCKDYKKKLSMQQKQLDWRPEKRAGPSRLRHERVVIIRNMFHPIDFEDDPLVLNEIREDLRVECSKFGQVRRLLLFDRHPDGVASVSFRDPEEADYCIQTLNGRWFGGRQITAQVWDGTTDYQVEETTREREERLRGWEVFLNTPEANRGLQRSDSVWAPERVGPSRVRHFSEQPCTSQTNVQEAATEMAFEEPIDEKKFEKTEDGGEVEEAPSEKDAKESGPEKEAEKACPQKESEESCLKREFEEGCPKRAREEDFPDRESGERSPEKEHEEGSPKKESKENGAKREPKKKRLKTDPDENSLEQEPEEEASPQKAAEDGSSEQGSEECSEKQFEDDSEKELEENGLEKGFEEEGSEKELNENILEKEVEENNSEKSEFEDDSSGKMFDEEGSEKEFDEESDEKEEEEDVYEKVFDDESDEKEDKEVAEEKGLEDVLEKDREDDADEKVFEDSDGKEDEEDADVKEDEDTDEKMFEDDDSNEKLFDDDASDNLFEDSDERGTVGDSGNVKEEGPLSTGSSFVLSSDDDDEDDDDV, encoded by the exons ATGAGCGGCAACAACTTGGATGAGAACGACGAGTTTGATGAGCAGTTGCGAATGCAGAAATTGTACGGAGCCACTGAGGACGGCGACACCGAGAAGGGTCCCGGTGGAGGAAACGATTCTTTCCAGCAGCAGCCGACTGACACCCCATACGAGTGGGACCTGGACAAGAAGGCTTGGTTCCCCAAG ATCACTGAAGATTTTATTGCTACATATCAGGCCAGTTATGGCTTTTCTAACGATGGTGCGTCTAGTTCTACTGCGAATGTCCAAGATGTCAGTGCTAGGACTGCAGAGGAACCTCCGCAAAGAAAATCCCCCGAACCCAGTGATACcaaaaagaggggagaaaagagaaagggtgaATCAG GATGGTTTCATGTTGAAGAAGGCAGAAACACAAATGTGTATGTTTCTG GTTTGCCTCCAGATATTACAGTGGATGAATTTATACAGCTCATGTCCAAGTTTGGCATTATTATGAGAGATCCTCAAACAGAAGAATTTAAGGTCAAGCTTTACAGAGATAATCAAGGAAATCTTAAAGGAGATGGACTTTGCTGTTATTTGAAG AGAGAATCTGTGGATCTTGCATTAAAACTTTTGGATGACGATGAAATTAGAGGCTACAAATTACATGTGGAGGTGGCAAAGTTTCAACTGAAAGGGGAATATGATgcctcaaagaagaaaaagaagtgcaAAGACTACAAGAAAAAGCTGTCTATGCAACAaaa GCAGTTGGATTGGAGACCTGAGAAAAGAGCTGGCCCGTCCCGACTGCGCCACGAGCGAGTTGTCATCATCAGAAATATGTTTCATCCTATAGATTTTGAG GATGATCCACTGGTGCTGAACGAGATCAGAGAAGACCTTCGGGTGGAATGTTCGAAGTTTGGACAAGTTAGGAGGCTCCTCCTCTTTGAT AGACACCCTGATGGAGTGGCCTCTGTGTCCTTTAGGGATCCGGAGGAAGCTGATTATTGTATTCAGACCCTCAATGGAAGGTGGTTTGGTGGCCGTCAAATCACTGCCCAAGTGTGGGATGGGACTACAGATTATCAG GTGGAGGAGACCacgagagaaagggaggaaaggctGAGAGGATGGGAGGTTTTCCTCAACACTCCCGAAGCCAACAGAGGCCTTCAGCGTTCAGATTCCGTCTGGGCTCCAGAAAGGGTGGGGCCTTCTAGAGTTAGGCATTTTTCAGAGCAACCTTGCACATCTCAAACGAATGTTCAAGAAGCCGCAACTGAAATGGCATTTGAAGAACCTATAGATgaaaagaagtttgaaaaaacAGAAGATGGGGGAGAAGTTGAAGAAGCTCCTTCTGAAAAAGATGCTAAAGAAAGTGGCCCTGAAAAAGAGGCTGAAAAAGCCTGTCCCCAAAAAGAATCTGAAGAGAGCTGCCTCAAAAGAGAGTTTGAGGAAGGCTGTCCCAAAAGAGCACGTGAAGAAGACTTCCCCGACAGAGAGTCCGGAGAACGCAGCCCCGAGAAAGAGCATGAAGAGGGTAGTCCTAAAAAAGAGTCGAAAGAGAATGGTGCAAAAAGAGAGCCCAAAAAGAAGAGACTCAAAACAGATCCTGATGAGAACAGCCTTGAGCAGGAGCCTGAGGAGGAGGCCAGCCCCCAGAAGGCGGCTGAAGATGGCAGCTCAGAACAAGGGTCTGAAGAGTGCTCGGAAAAGCAGTTTGAAGACGACTCCGAAAAAGAGTTAGAAGAAAACGGCCTTGAGAAAGGTTTTGAGGAAGAGGGCTCTGAGAAGGAACTTAATGaaaacattcttgagaaagaGGTAGAAGAAAATAACTCTGAAAAATCAGAATTTGAAGATGACAGCTCTGGGAAAATGTTTGATGAAGAAGGCTCTGAGAAGGAGTTTGATGAAGAGTCagatgagaaggaagaagaggaagatgtGTATGAAAAAGTATTTGACGATGAGTCGGATGAAAAAGAGGACAAAGAAGTTGCAGAAGAAAAGGGGCTAGAAGATGTGCTTGAAAAGGACAGAGAAGACGATGCAGATGAAAAGGTGTTTGAAGATTcagatggaaaagaagatgaggaAGATGCAGATGTAAAGGAAGATGAAGACACAGATGAAAAGATGTTCGAAGATGATGATTCCAATGAGAAGTTGTTTGATGACGATGCCAGTGACAATTTGTTTGAAGATTCCGATGAGAGAGGGACTGTGGGTGATTCAGGGAATGTTAAGGAGGAAGGGCCCCTGTCCACAGGCAGCAGCTTTGTCCTCAGTAGTGATGACGACGATGAAGACGATGATGACGTTTAA